CGGAAGAGGCACTGAACAAGACGAACCGGAAGTTCATGCGCCGCTTTGCGTATATTGAACAAAAAGCAGCGGAAAATGGCCAAGCTGTTAAAGAGTACACGCTGGATGAATTGGATGCTTTCTGGGAGGAAGCGAAGACGCAAGGTTTATAGCTCAATGCTGTTTTCTCAGAAGCAATAATTTTACGAAAAGTGCGCAGGTAAAAGAAACCAATATGGAAAAAGGGGTTTAAATACGATGAGGCTGGATAAATTTTTAAAAGTATCAAGATTGATCAAAAGAAGAACATTGGCGAAAGAAGTTTCCGATCAAGGAAGGATCTCCATCAATGGTGTGCCGGCGAAAGCGAGTACGAATGTAAAAGTGGGCGATGAATTGGCGATCCGCTTCGGACAAAAAGTCGTTTCTGCAAAAATAGAGCGAATCCAGGAAACATCCCGCAAGGATGAAGCGGCGGGAATGTATACCCTTCTTGGGGAAGAGCGGATTCCTGGGGACGATGAAGAGTAAGACGGGCTTCGTGTGAAGGCTTGTTCTATTCTCCCATCTTCAATCATAAACATGTACAAAAGTGCATTATGATTGTGAGGGGTATTAATGAGCCAATATTACGAAACGAATCAAGCGAAGAGCAATTTGCCAGACCACGATTTAGTGATGAGAGGCAGACGGACACTGGAGATCACAGGAGTAAAGCAGGTTGAAAGCTTCGATAATGAAGAGTTTTTGTTAGAGACGGTCATGGGATTCCTGGCGATCAAGGGTCAGAACCTCCAGATGAAGAATCTGGACGTCGACAAAGGAATTGTATCGATCAAAGGGAAAATCTTTGACCTGGTCTATCTGGATGACCAGCATGGGGAGAAGGCTAAAGGCTTCTTTAGCAAGTTATTCCGATGACGCTTTCGACTCAATTTTTGACGATGCTCGCCATGATATGGATGGGTACTCTATTCGGAGCTTCACTAGATACACATAATCGATTTTTAAAAAGATCTAAACGAAAATCCTGGATTGTCTTTATCAATGACGTCCTGTTCTGGGTATTCCAAGGTCTGTCGATTTTCTATGTTTTGTTTTCAGTGAATATGGGAGAATTGCGTTTTTATATCTTCCTTGCTTTATTATGCGGCTTTGCGGCCTATCAGAGCCTTTTCAAGAAACTCTATCTTAAGATGCTGGAGCGGGCTATCACCTATACGATCAATGTATATGTATTCATAGTGAAGGCTGTCAGACTGCTGATTGTCAGGCCTCTTCAGTTTTTGGCCGCAACTGCTCTGTCACTATTGATTTTGACGGGAAGAGGCCTTTATTCTCTTTTAAAATGGCTTCTTGCCGTTTTGTTATGGTTGCTCAATCACTTAATCTGGAAGCCGATTAAGTTAATATTCCTACTTTTTTGGAAACTTTTGCCGAAAACAGTTAAAAAAAGCGTCGAGAAGTTATATAATAAATTGGCAGGATTTCTAATAATAGTAAAGAATTATTCTATTAAGCCGATAAAATGGATAAAGAAATCCAAAAAGTAGGCTGTATAAACGCAAGTAATAAATGGAAATAAACAGCAAATAAATTATAAGGAGGACTGCGGGGAATGAGTGCCATCAGGAAAAAGAACATAGCCAAGATTGAAAATCAGTATGTACAGCAGCGTGAAAAAGCAGGAATAGCAGAAAGCAGGAAGCGAAAGCTGCTTTTCAGGCGCCTCGCAGTCTTTGCCCTATTCGCATCGGTCATTTCATATTTGATGATCTCAACCTACATCTCTCAGACTTCAGCCCTTGAAAAGAAGCAAGAAGATAAGGAACAACTAGAACAAAAGTTAGCAAACCTTCAAAAAGAGCAGGAAATTCTGGATGAGGAAATCGTCAAATTGAAC
This portion of the Mesobacillus sp. S13 genome encodes:
- a CDS encoding RNA-binding S4 domain-containing protein, translated to MRLDKFLKVSRLIKRRTLAKEVSDQGRISINGVPAKASTNVKVGDELAIRFGQKVVSAKIERIQETSRKDEAAGMYTLLGEERIPGDDEE
- the yabP gene encoding sporulation protein YabP, encoding MSQYYETNQAKSNLPDHDLVMRGRRTLEITGVKQVESFDNEEFLLETVMGFLAIKGQNLQMKNLDVDKGIVSIKGKIFDLVYLDDQHGEKAKGFFSKLFR
- the yabQ gene encoding spore cortex biosynthesis protein YabQ, whose translation is MTLSTQFLTMLAMIWMGTLFGASLDTHNRFLKRSKRKSWIVFINDVLFWVFQGLSIFYVLFSVNMGELRFYIFLALLCGFAAYQSLFKKLYLKMLERAITYTINVYVFIVKAVRLLIVRPLQFLAATALSLLILTGRGLYSLLKWLLAVLLWLLNHLIWKPIKLIFLLFWKLLPKTVKKSVEKLYNKLAGFLIIVKNYSIKPIKWIKKSKK
- a CDS encoding FtsB family cell division protein produces the protein MSAIRKKNIAKIENQYVQQREKAGIAESRKRKLLFRRLAVFALFASVISYLMISTYISQTSALEKKQEDKEQLEQKLANLQKEQEILDEEIVKLNDDEYIAKLARKEYFLSEKNEIIFNLPKEKKDSQDSPY